The genomic segment TCTTCATTCTGCCCGATCACTACATCTTGCGTATGCTGGCTAGCCAAGGCGCCCCGCTGGAGCAGTTGGGCATCGCGCCGCGCGCTGGCGGCTGGCACGAGACCGATCACCGCGCGATCTGGCAACGCTTCGCCGCGCATTTCCACCTCTTTCGCGCCACGCCGACCGGCCTTTGGCTGGCGACCGTGTTGGTCGAGCTGTTTGGCGTAGACGAACGGCTCACCGCTGCTAACGCTCAGCGCATCTATGACCACCTGCAAGCCCGGCTGGCCGAGCCGGCTTTCACGCCGCGCGCGCTCTTCCGCCGCTTCCAGATCGAACTGCTGGCCACCACCGATGCCGCCACCGATCCGCTCGACCACCACCGCCGCCTCCACGCCGATGGCTTCCCGCAGGTGCGCCCCACCTTTCGCCCCGACGCGCTGTTGGCGCTTGATGCGCCCGGCTGGCGCGATACAATTAGCCGGCTAAGCA from the Chloroflexaceae bacterium genome contains:
- a CDS encoding glucuronate isomerase codes for the protein TMLRSLSPDRCFSSDPARRALARALYEQVKALPLFCPHGHVPPSLLAEPAAQFGSPAELFILPDHYILRMLASQGAPLEQLGIAPRAGGWHETDHRAIWQRFAAHFHLFRATPTGLWLATVLVELFGVDERLTAANAQRIYDHLQARLAEPAFTPRALFRRFQIELLATTDAATDPLDHHRRLHADGFPQVRPTFRPDALLALDAPGWRDTISRLS